One genomic window of Parasteatoda tepidariorum isolate YZ-2023 chromosome 9, CAS_Ptep_4.0, whole genome shotgun sequence includes the following:
- the LOC122269433 gene encoding zinc finger protein 271, with protein sequence MNLKDNNLHELDVLINEKPYSCSLCKKHFPSKSQLMVHSHVHTGKKPYSCNICSMSFSVRSNLTMHSYVHTGEKPYSCNVCNKSFSQKEHLTRHSRTHTGEKPYSCDICNRSFSRGNILSQHRRVHTGEKPYSCSVCNKSFSLKELLTRHSRTHTGEKPYSCNLCNKSFSQKEHLTRHSRTHTGEKPYSCDICNKSFSTTGHLTQHSRTHTGDKPYSCDICNKSFSQWSILSEHIRVHTGEKPYTCSVCSKSFSQKEHLTRHSRTHTGDKPYSCSVCNKKFSREEHLTRHSRTHTDEKPYSCSACNKSFSQKEHLNRHTRTHTDGKPSYSCSICKRSFSQRFMLTIHSFVHTVQ encoded by the coding sequence atgaatttaaaagataacaacTTGCATGAGCTTGATGTTCTTATAaatgagaaaccttattcttgtagtttgTGCAAAAAGCATTTTCCATCAAAGTCTCAGCTAATGGTTCACAGTCATGTTCATACAGGtaagaaaccttattcttgtaacATATGCAGTATGAGTTTTTCAGTTAGGAGTAATCTGACAATGCACAGTTATGTCCATACTggagagaaaccttattcttgtaatgtatgcaataagagtttttcacagAAGGAACATCTCACCAGACATAGCCGCActcatactggtgaaaaaccttattcttgtgaCATATGTAATAGAAGTTTTTCACGTGGGAATATACTGTCTCAGCACAGGCGTGTTCATACTGgggagaagccttattcttgcaGTGTATGTAACAAGAGCTTCTCACTGAAGGAGCTACTAACTAGACACAGTCGTACTCATACTGgggagaagccttattcttgtaatctatgtaataagagtttttcgcAGAAAGAACATCTAACTAGGCACAGCCGCACTCATACTGGAGAGAAACCTTATTCATGTgacatatgtaataaaagtttttcaacaaCGGGACATCTAACTCAACACAGTCGCACTCATACTGGTGATAAACCTTATTCTTGTgacatatgtaataaaagtttttcacaatGGAGTATACTGTCTGAGCACATTCGTGTTCATACCGGTGAGAAGCCTTATACTTGTAGTGTATGTAGTAAGAGTTTTTCACAGAAGGAGCATCTAACTAGACACAGTCGCACGCATACTGGGGacaaaccttattcttgtagtgtttgcaataaaaaattttcaagggaAGAACATCTAACTAGACACAGTCGCACTCATACTGATGAGAAACCTTACTCTTGTAGTgcatgtaataaaagtttttcacaaaagGAACATCTAAATAGGCACACCCGAACTCATACTGATGGAAAACCttcttattcttgtagtatatgtaaaagaagtttttcaCAGAGATTTATGCTTACTATCCACAGCTTTGTACATACAGTTCAGTAA